The Amycolatopsis viridis genome window below encodes:
- a CDS encoding acyl-CoA synthetase, which produces MTTTLETIGLWRIAAGHPDRTAVVNPDGGEIGYGALAGKADAYARGLRELGLETGDVVVVLQPNGAELLAAYFAALQTGLYVVMVNWHLVGPEVAYILSDSGAKAFLAHERFAGVATAAADEAGIPAGARFAVGHIDGFRDVAELGAGGSGRPEVRTAGSPMLYTSGTTGRPKGVRRPLSGADPDTVPAASTWFFGIFGLEPFDGHVHLCGSPLYHTAVLNFASISIQLGHPVVLMDRWDPEEMLRLIERYRVTHSHLVPTQFRRLLALPEEVRSRYDLSSLRNMIHGAAPCPPEVKRRMLEWWGPVVTDYYAATEGGGTMITGEEWLRKPGSVGRPWPGSVVKILDDDGNELPPGRPGAVYMRMGSSTFEYHRDAEKTRKARTGDLFTLGDVGYLDEDGYLFLHDRKNDMIISGGVNIYPAEIENELVVHPKVADVAVFGIPHEEWGEEIKAVVQPAPGVAPGPELAAELLEWVRGRLAKFKLPRSVDFTEELPRDPNGKLYKRKLRDPYWTDRQI; this is translated from the coding sequence ATGACCACCACACTGGAGACCATCGGCCTGTGGCGGATCGCGGCCGGGCACCCGGACCGGACGGCCGTCGTGAACCCCGACGGCGGCGAGATCGGCTACGGCGCGCTCGCCGGCAAGGCCGACGCCTACGCGCGTGGCCTGCGCGAGCTGGGCCTGGAGACCGGCGACGTGGTGGTGGTGCTGCAACCCAACGGCGCCGAGCTGCTCGCGGCCTACTTCGCCGCGCTGCAGACCGGGCTGTACGTGGTGATGGTCAACTGGCACCTGGTCGGTCCGGAGGTCGCCTACATCCTGTCCGACTCCGGTGCGAAGGCGTTCCTCGCGCACGAGCGGTTCGCCGGGGTGGCCACGGCGGCGGCGGACGAGGCCGGGATCCCGGCCGGCGCCCGGTTCGCCGTCGGCCACATCGACGGGTTCCGCGACGTGGCCGAGCTCGGCGCCGGGGGGAGCGGCCGCCCGGAGGTGCGGACGGCCGGGTCGCCGATGCTCTACACGTCGGGCACGACCGGGCGGCCCAAGGGCGTGCGCCGGCCGCTCAGCGGCGCCGATCCGGACACCGTGCCGGCCGCGTCCACGTGGTTCTTCGGCATCTTCGGTCTCGAACCGTTCGACGGGCACGTCCACCTGTGCGGTTCGCCGCTCTACCACACCGCGGTGCTGAACTTCGCGTCGATCTCGATCCAGCTCGGGCACCCGGTCGTGCTGATGGACCGGTGGGATCCGGAGGAGATGCTGCGGCTGATCGAGCGGTACCGGGTCACGCACAGCCACCTGGTGCCGACGCAGTTCCGCCGCCTGCTGGCGCTGCCGGAGGAGGTGCGGTCGCGGTACGACCTGTCGTCGCTGCGGAACATGATCCACGGCGCTGCGCCGTGCCCGCCGGAGGTCAAGCGGCGGATGCTGGAGTGGTGGGGTCCGGTGGTGACCGACTACTACGCCGCGACCGAGGGCGGCGGCACGATGATCACGGGTGAGGAGTGGCTGCGCAAGCCCGGCTCGGTGGGGCGGCCGTGGCCCGGGTCGGTGGTCAAGATCCTCGACGACGACGGCAACGAGCTGCCGCCGGGCCGGCCCGGCGCGGTGTACATGCGGATGGGGTCCTCGACGTTCGAGTACCACCGGGACGCCGAGAAGACGCGCAAGGCGCGGACCGGGGACCTGTTCACCCTCGGCGACGTGGGGTACCTGGACGAGGACGGCTACCTGTTCCTGCACGACCGCAAGAACGACATGATCATCTCCGGCGGGGTGAACATCTACCCGGCGGAGATCGAGAACGAGTTGGTCGTGCACCCGAAGGTCGCCGACGTCGCGGTGTTCGGCATCCCGCACGAGGAGTGGGGCGAGGAGATCAAGGCGGTCGTGCAGCCCGCGCCCGGCGTGGCGCCCGGGCCGGAACTGGCCGCCGAGTTGCTGGAGTGGGTGCGCGGGCGGCTGGCGAAGTTCAAGCTGCCCCGCAGCGTGGACTTCACCGAAGAACTGCCACGCGATCCCAACGGGAAGCTGTACAAGCGGAAGCTGCGCGATCCGTATTGGACGGACCGGCAGATCTGA
- a CDS encoding crotonase/enoyl-CoA hydratase family protein, translating into MAQPHALVEQRAHTLVVTLNRPEVRNAISGEMMAILTGAWDRVDRDPDIRCCVLTGAGGAFCAGADLKSMSRNSPADSYERGTFDPARIEGLLKGRRLTKPLIAAVEGPAIAGGTEILQATDIRVAGESARFGVSEARWGLFPMGGSAVRLPRQIPYTMAAEILLTGRHLTAAEAKEIGLIGSVVPDGTALDRALELADLIAANGPLAVQAILRTIRDTEGMAEEEAFELEARYGLAVFRSADAKEGPRAFTEKRTPRFEGR; encoded by the coding sequence ATGGCACAGCCGCACGCCCTGGTTGAACAACGCGCGCACACGCTCGTGGTGACGCTGAACCGGCCGGAGGTCCGCAACGCGATCAGCGGCGAGATGATGGCGATCCTGACCGGCGCCTGGGACCGGGTGGACCGCGATCCGGACATCCGGTGCTGTGTGCTCACGGGGGCGGGCGGGGCGTTCTGCGCGGGCGCGGACCTGAAGTCGATGAGCCGCAACTCCCCCGCCGACTCCTACGAGCGCGGCACGTTCGACCCGGCTCGCATCGAGGGCCTCCTCAAGGGGCGCCGGCTCACGAAGCCGCTGATCGCGGCCGTGGAGGGCCCGGCCATCGCCGGCGGCACCGAGATCCTGCAGGCCACCGACATCCGGGTGGCCGGGGAAAGCGCGCGCTTCGGTGTCTCGGAGGCCCGCTGGGGCCTGTTCCCGATGGGCGGTTCGGCGGTCCGGCTGCCGCGGCAGATCCCGTACACGATGGCCGCGGAGATCCTACTGACCGGACGGCACCTCACCGCGGCCGAGGCCAAGGAGATCGGGCTGATCGGCAGCGTGGTGCCGGACGGGACCGCACTCGACCGCGCACTGGAGCTGGCGGACCTGATCGCGGCCAACGGCCCGCTCGCGGTACAGGCGATCCTGCGCACGATCCGCGACACCGAGGGGATGGCCGAGGAGGAGGCGTTCGAGCTGGAAGCCCGGTACGGGCTGGCGGTCTTCCGGTCCGCGGACGCCAAGGAGGGCCCGCGGGCGTTCACGGAGAAGCGCACACCCCGGTTCGAGGGCCGCTGA
- a CDS encoding acyl-CoA synthetase, whose amino-acid sequence MAYNIADLLEHAVDAVPDRPAVICGGRQVTYAQLDERANRLAHHLAAQGIGPGAHIGVYSRNSVEMIEAMFAAYKLRAIAINVNYRYVQGELEYLFTNADLVALVHERQYADRVAAVLPAAPKLKHVLVIDDDSDADFTGYGGVDYETALAAQPPHRDFGERSSDDLYILYTGGTTGYPKGVMWRHEDVWRALGGGIDFVTGQYVPDEWAMAEQGKQGGMVRLPAAPLIHGAAQWAAFGAMFSGGTVVFVPQFDPHLIWREVARHRVQVLTIVGDAMARPLIEAYHQGRYDASSLVAVSSHAALFSQPVKQEYLRTFPNLVLTDAIGSSESGFTGIGMVARDADHSAGPRVNFGKDAVLIDEDDRVVPRVPGATGRIARRGHVPLGYYKDPAKTATIFVDIDGHRYVVPGDYARYESDGTVTLLGRGSQCVNTGGEKVFPEEVEGALKSHPDVFDALVIGVPDGRLGQRVAAIVQPRPGTGLDLGALEAHVRTKIAGYKVPRSVWIVDEIGRLPSGKPDYPWAQRHAAGNPPAQPQNA is encoded by the coding sequence GTGGCTTACAACATCGCGGATCTGCTCGAGCACGCCGTCGACGCCGTGCCGGATCGCCCCGCGGTCATCTGCGGCGGGCGGCAGGTGACCTACGCCCAGCTGGACGAGCGGGCCAACCGGCTCGCGCACCACCTCGCCGCACAGGGCATCGGCCCCGGCGCGCACATAGGCGTCTATTCCCGGAACTCCGTCGAGATGATCGAGGCGATGTTCGCCGCCTACAAGCTGCGCGCCATCGCGATCAACGTCAACTACCGCTACGTGCAGGGCGAACTGGAGTACCTGTTCACCAACGCCGACCTGGTCGCGCTGGTGCACGAGCGGCAGTACGCCGACCGGGTCGCCGCGGTGCTGCCCGCCGCGCCAAAACTGAAACACGTACTAGTGATCGACGACGACAGTGACGCGGACTTCACCGGCTACGGCGGCGTCGACTACGAGACCGCGCTGGCCGCGCAGCCGCCCCACCGCGACTTCGGCGAACGCAGTTCCGACGACCTCTACATCCTCTACACCGGTGGCACCACCGGATATCCCAAGGGCGTGATGTGGCGCCACGAGGACGTCTGGCGCGCCCTCGGCGGTGGCATCGACTTCGTCACCGGCCAGTACGTCCCGGACGAGTGGGCGATGGCCGAACAGGGCAAGCAGGGCGGCATGGTCCGGCTGCCCGCCGCGCCGCTCATCCACGGCGCCGCCCAGTGGGCCGCGTTCGGCGCGATGTTCAGCGGTGGCACGGTCGTGTTCGTGCCGCAGTTCGACCCGCACCTCATCTGGCGCGAGGTCGCCCGGCACCGGGTCCAGGTGCTCACGATCGTGGGGGACGCGATGGCGCGCCCGCTGATCGAGGCCTACCACCAGGGCAGGTACGACGCGTCCTCGCTCGTGGCGGTGTCCAGCCACGCCGCACTGTTCTCCCAGCCGGTCAAGCAGGAGTACCTGCGGACCTTTCCGAACCTGGTGCTCACCGACGCCATCGGCTCGTCGGAGAGCGGTTTCACCGGCATCGGGATGGTCGCCAGGGACGCCGACCACTCCGCCGGCCCGCGGGTGAACTTCGGCAAGGACGCGGTCCTGATCGACGAGGACGACCGCGTGGTGCCCCGGGTTCCCGGTGCGACCGGCCGGATCGCGCGGCGCGGGCACGTCCCGCTGGGCTACTACAAGGACCCCGCCAAGACCGCGACGATCTTCGTCGACATCGACGGCCACCGTTACGTCGTGCCCGGCGACTACGCCCGCTACGAGTCCGACGGCACCGTCACCCTGCTCGGCCGTGGCTCGCAGTGCGTCAACACCGGTGGCGAGAAGGTGTTCCCGGAGGAGGTCGAGGGCGCGCTGAAGTCCCATCCGGACGTGTTCGACGCGCTCGTCATCGGCGTGCCGGACGGCCGGCTCGGCCAGCGGGTCGCCGCGATCGTCCAGCCGCGGCCCGGCACCGGTCTCGATCTGGGTGCCCTCGAGGCGCACGTGCGGACGAAGATCGCCGGGTACAAGGTGCCGCGCAGCGTATGGATCGTCGACGAGATCGGCCGGCTACCCAGCGGCAAGCCGGACTACCCGTGGGCGCAGCGGCACGCCGCCGGGAACCCGCCCGCCCAGCCGCAGAACGCCTGA
- a CDS encoding NAD(P)H-dependent flavin oxidoreductase produces MRTPLCERFGIRYPIIGFTPSEHVAAAISKAGGLGVLGCVRFNDADELDRVLDWMDANTDGRPYGVDVVMPAKIPAEGAAVDLARLIPDEHRAFVERTLRELGVPALPEDTEERAGVLGWLHSVARSHVEVALRHPIKLIANALGSPPADVIEQAHAHGVPVAALAGKAGHAVRHVDNGVDFVVAQGYEAGGHTGEIGSMVLLPEIVDAVGDRVPVLAAGGIGSGRQVAAALALGASGAWTGSIWLATEEYLRTMPESAAMQTALVGATSSDTVRTRIYTGKPARLLKTRWTEAWAAPDAPEPLPMPLQNLLVSPAHNRIHAAGDPTVVSMPAGQIIGRIDRVRPVAEIVADLVSGYAETLTRLDRTR; encoded by the coding sequence ATGCGCACCCCGTTGTGCGAGAGGTTCGGCATCCGGTACCCGATCATCGGGTTCACCCCGTCCGAGCACGTGGCCGCCGCGATCAGCAAGGCCGGCGGCCTCGGCGTGCTCGGCTGCGTGCGCTTCAACGACGCGGACGAGCTCGACCGGGTGCTGGACTGGATGGACGCCAACACCGACGGCCGGCCCTACGGGGTGGACGTCGTCATGCCCGCGAAGATCCCCGCCGAGGGCGCCGCGGTCGACCTCGCCAGGCTGATCCCGGACGAGCACCGCGCGTTCGTCGAGCGGACCCTGCGCGAGCTGGGGGTGCCGGCCCTGCCGGAGGACACCGAGGAGCGCGCTGGCGTGCTCGGCTGGCTGCATTCGGTGGCCCGCTCGCACGTCGAGGTCGCGCTCCGGCACCCGATCAAGCTGATCGCCAACGCGCTCGGTTCCCCGCCGGCCGACGTAATCGAGCAGGCCCACGCGCACGGGGTGCCGGTCGCGGCGCTGGCCGGGAAGGCCGGGCACGCGGTGCGGCACGTGGACAACGGCGTGGACTTCGTGGTGGCGCAGGGCTACGAGGCCGGCGGGCACACCGGCGAGATCGGGTCGATGGTGCTGCTGCCGGAGATCGTCGACGCGGTCGGCGACCGGGTACCGGTGCTCGCGGCGGGCGGCATCGGCTCGGGGCGGCAGGTGGCGGCGGCACTGGCGCTCGGCGCGTCGGGCGCGTGGACCGGGTCGATCTGGCTCGCCACCGAGGAGTACCTGCGGACCATGCCCGAGTCGGCGGCCATGCAGACCGCGCTGGTCGGGGCGACCTCGTCGGACACCGTGCGGACGCGCATCTACACCGGCAAGCCCGCGCGACTGCTCAAGACGCGCTGGACGGAGGCGTGGGCGGCGCCGGACGCACCCGAACCGCTGCCGATGCCGCTGCAGAACCTGCTGGTCAGCCCCGCGCACAACCGCATCCACGCCGCAGGCGACCCGACGGTGGTGTCGATGCCGGCCGGCCAGATCATTGGCCGGATCGACCGGGTGCGCCCGGTGGCCGAGATCGTCGCCGACCTGGTCAGCGGCTACGCGGAAACCCTCACCCGCCTCGACCGGACCCGGTGA
- a CDS encoding APC family permease, producing the protein MERRLGTGDAVVIGLGSMIGAGVFAAFAPAARAAGTGLLLGLALAAVVAYCNATSSARLAARYPTSGGTYVYGRERLGAFWGYLAGWGFVVGKTASCAAMALTVASYVAPGAGRPAQSLIAAAAVLALTALNYRGVQRSVTVTKVIVTITLVVLAGSVLAMAVAGAPAAAPLTPAAPAGGVLQSAGLLFFAFAGYARIATLGEEVRDPARTIPRAVPIALGITLVVYAVVAVFLLRQLGPARLASTPDPIAAALAGTSWAALTPVVRAGAALAALGSLLALVLGVSRTTFAMARDGHLPAPLAAVHPRFAVPHRAEVTIGVVVAALVLVTDLRGAIGFSSFAVLTYYAIANASAWTLRKRRVVPAVGLAGCVVLAFSLPVASVISGVVVLAVGVVAWFVTSRHRTGR; encoded by the coding sequence CTGGAGCGACGCCTCGGCACCGGCGATGCGGTGGTGATCGGGCTCGGCTCGATGATCGGGGCCGGGGTGTTCGCGGCCTTCGCGCCGGCCGCGCGCGCCGCGGGCACCGGCTTGCTTCTCGGGCTCGCGCTGGCCGCGGTGGTCGCCTACTGCAACGCCACCTCCTCGGCCCGGCTGGCCGCGCGGTACCCCACGTCCGGCGGGACCTACGTCTACGGGCGGGAACGGCTCGGCGCGTTCTGGGGCTACCTCGCCGGATGGGGTTTCGTCGTCGGCAAGACGGCGAGCTGTGCGGCGATGGCCCTGACGGTCGCGTCCTACGTCGCACCCGGCGCGGGGCGGCCGGCGCAGTCGCTGATCGCGGCAGCCGCCGTCCTGGCGCTGACCGCGCTCAACTACCGCGGAGTGCAGCGGTCGGTGACGGTCACCAAGGTCATCGTGACGATCACGCTCGTCGTGCTGGCCGGGTCGGTGCTGGCGATGGCGGTCGCCGGTGCCCCCGCGGCGGCGCCACTGACCCCGGCGGCGCCCGCCGGCGGGGTGCTCCAGTCCGCCGGACTGCTGTTCTTCGCGTTCGCCGGGTACGCCCGCATCGCCACGCTCGGCGAAGAGGTGCGGGACCCGGCACGCACCATCCCGCGGGCCGTCCCGATCGCGCTCGGCATCACGCTCGTCGTGTACGCGGTGGTGGCCGTTTTCCTGCTGCGGCAACTCGGACCGGCGCGCCTGGCGTCCACTCCGGACCCGATCGCGGCCGCGCTCGCGGGCACGTCGTGGGCGGCCCTGACGCCGGTGGTCCGGGCCGGGGCGGCGCTGGCCGCGCTGGGCTCGCTGCTGGCGCTGGTGCTCGGCGTGTCCCGGACGACGTTCGCGATGGCCCGGGACGGGCACCTGCCCGCTCCCCTGGCGGCCGTGCACCCGCGCTTCGCCGTGCCGCACCGGGCGGAGGTGACGATCGGCGTGGTGGTGGCCGCGCTGGTGCTGGTGACCGACCTGCGCGGCGCGATCGGGTTCTCCTCGTTCGCGGTGCTGACCTACTACGCCATCGCGAACGCGAGCGCGTGGACGCTGCGCAAGCGGCGGGTGGTGCCGGCGGTGGGCCTGGCCGGGTGCGTGGTGCTCGCGTTCAGCCTGCCGGTCGCGTCGGTGATCAGCGGCGTCGTGGTGCTGGCGGTCGGTGTGGTGGCGTGGTTCGTCACCTCGCGCCACCGCACCGGGCGCTGA
- a CDS encoding RNA polymerase sigma factor: MTERDAVAAIWRIESARIVGALARYTGDFALAEDLAQEALAEALVTWPREGVPRNPAGWLHTVGRRRAVDVFRRRAALDAKYAVLANDLREDAVTGDWDPDQIDDDVLALMFVACHPVLSREARLTLTLRVVGGLTSDEIARAVLTPTATVQARITRAKKALAAAQVPFEVPPPQERAERLGSVLNVIYLIFTEGSSASSGSDLIRFDLAGEAQRLARVLSRLVPGEPEVHGLLALLELTAARFPARTGPDGEPVLLEDQDRRRWDRSAIQRGRAALARAGAAGRGLGAYGLQAAIAECHAVAPSVAETNWERVVLLYEALGRLAPSPVVEVNRAVAVSMARGPAAALPIVDSLAAAGALRGSHLLPTVRGELLTRLGRPGEARAELARAVELCGNDREREVLRRKLAGLERPPNIR; the protein is encoded by the coding sequence ATGACCGAGCGGGATGCGGTGGCCGCCATCTGGCGGATCGAGTCGGCGCGGATCGTCGGTGCGCTCGCGCGCTACACCGGCGATTTCGCGCTGGCCGAGGACCTCGCGCAGGAGGCGCTGGCCGAGGCACTCGTGACCTGGCCGCGGGAAGGCGTCCCCCGCAATCCCGCCGGGTGGCTGCACACCGTGGGCCGGCGCCGCGCCGTGGACGTGTTCCGCCGCCGCGCCGCGCTGGACGCCAAGTACGCCGTCCTCGCGAACGACCTGCGGGAGGACGCCGTCACCGGCGACTGGGACCCGGACCAGATCGACGACGACGTGCTCGCGCTGATGTTCGTCGCGTGCCACCCGGTGCTGTCGCGGGAGGCCCGGCTGACGCTGACCCTGCGCGTGGTGGGCGGGCTGACCAGCGACGAGATCGCGCGGGCGGTCCTGACGCCGACCGCCACCGTGCAGGCCCGGATCACCCGGGCGAAGAAGGCCCTCGCCGCGGCGCAGGTGCCGTTCGAGGTCCCGCCGCCGCAGGAACGGGCCGAGCGGCTCGGCTCGGTGCTCAACGTGATCTACCTGATCTTCACCGAGGGCTCGTCGGCCAGCTCGGGCAGCGACCTGATCCGGTTCGACCTCGCCGGAGAGGCCCAGCGCCTCGCCCGCGTGCTGTCGCGCCTGGTGCCCGGCGAGCCCGAGGTGCACGGGTTGCTGGCGTTGCTGGAGCTGACCGCGGCGCGGTTCCCGGCGCGCACCGGACCGGACGGCGAGCCGGTGCTGCTGGAGGACCAGGACCGCCGCCGCTGGGACCGCTCGGCGATCCAGCGCGGCCGGGCGGCACTGGCCCGGGCCGGGGCGGCGGGCCGCGGGCTGGGGGCGTACGGCCTGCAGGCGGCGATCGCCGAGTGCCACGCGGTCGCGCCGTCGGTCGCCGAGACGAACTGGGAGCGGGTGGTGCTCCTGTACGAGGCGCTCGGGCGGCTCGCGCCGTCACCGGTGGTGGAGGTCAACCGCGCGGTGGCGGTGTCGATGGCGCGCGGGCCGGCGGCGGCACTGCCGATCGTGGACTCGCTGGCGGCAGCGGGCGCGCTGCGCGGATCGCACCTGCTGCCGACGGTGCGCGGGGAGCTGCTCACCCGGCTGGGCCGGCCCGGGGAGGCGCGAGCCGAGCTGGCGCGAGCCGTGGAGCTGTGCGGCAACGACCGGGAACGGGAGGTGCTGCGGCGCAAGCTGGCCGGGCTCGAACGGCCGCCGAACATCCGGTGA
- a CDS encoding YciI family protein — protein sequence MKFMLIWRATDEAFANLGNVDFTEMLELTGRYNQELIRAGVLVAAEGLDDANEGVVVDFSTEPPVVTDGPYGETKELFGGFYILNVASKEEAIEWAKRSPIKGKGFKTEIRRVTTIDEFPQDNEWIQKERAWREATGQL from the coding sequence ATGAAGTTCATGCTCATCTGGCGGGCCACCGACGAGGCGTTCGCGAACCTGGGCAACGTCGACTTCACCGAGATGCTCGAGCTCACCGGCCGGTACAACCAGGAGCTGATCCGGGCCGGGGTGCTGGTGGCCGCCGAAGGGCTCGACGACGCGAACGAGGGCGTGGTGGTCGACTTCTCCACCGAGCCGCCGGTGGTGACGGACGGCCCGTACGGGGAGACGAAGGAGCTGTTCGGCGGCTTCTACATCCTCAACGTGGCCTCGAAGGAGGAAGCGATCGAATGGGCCAAGCGCTCGCCGATCAAGGGCAAGGGCTTCAAGACCGAGATCCGGCGCGTGACCACGATCGACGAGTTCCCGCAGGACAACGAGTGGATCCAGAAGGAGCGTGCGTGGCGCGAGGCGACCGGCCAGCTCTGA
- a CDS encoding SRPBCC family protein, with the protein MTQRQVAATRTVAAPPEKIFELLTDPSKHPLIDGSGTVLAARHDGPERLTLGSRFGMDMKMGASYRIRNTVVEFEENRLIAWRHFNGHRWRWRLDPRPDGATDVTETFDWSTARLPLLIDLSFFPRKNRQAIEKTLDRLVRMFEA; encoded by the coding sequence ATGACGCAACGCCAGGTCGCGGCCACCCGCACGGTCGCGGCGCCCCCGGAGAAGATCTTCGAGCTGCTCACCGACCCGTCGAAGCACCCGCTGATCGACGGATCCGGCACGGTGCTCGCAGCGCGGCACGACGGGCCGGAGCGGCTCACGCTCGGCTCCCGGTTCGGCATGGACATGAAGATGGGCGCGAGCTACCGCATCCGGAACACGGTCGTCGAGTTCGAGGAGAACCGGCTGATCGCCTGGCGGCACTTCAACGGGCACCGCTGGCGGTGGCGGCTCGACCCCCGTCCGGACGGGGCCACCGACGTCACCGAGACCTTCGACTGGTCCACGGCGCGCCTTCCGCTGCTGATCGACCTCAGCTTCTTCCCGCGCAAGAACCGGCAGGCGATCGAGAAGACCCTGGACCGGCTGGTGCGGATGTTCGAGGCCTGA
- a CDS encoding fumarate hydratase: MTTTTFQYTDVLPLGPDHETEYRLVTAEGVRVVEAAGRKFLEVDPGALTKLARTAITDIQHLLRSSHLAQLRAIVDDPEASGNDRFVAMDLLRNAAISAGGVLPMCQDTGTAIVIGKRSQGVLTGGNDEQALARGIFDAYQELNLRYSQMAPVSFWEEKNTGTNLPAQIELYHKDGAGDPSYEFLFMAKGGGSANKTFLYQETKAVLNPKRLAKFLDEKLRSLGTAACPPYHLAIVVGGMSAEYNLKVAKLASARYLDNLPREGSPLGHGFRDTDLEQQVLEMTRQFGIGAQFGGKYFCHDVRVIRLPRHGASCPVGIAVSCSADRQAKAKITADGVFIEQLERDPARFLPDVTTEDLSDEVVQVDLNRPMDEIRAQLSSLPVKTRLSLTGPLVVARDIAHAKIAERLEAGEEMPQYLRDHPVYYAGPAKTPDGYASGSFGPTTAGRMDSYVEQFQAAGGSMVMLAKGNRSKQVTASCQRHGGFYLGSIGGPAARLAQDCIKKVEVLEYPELGMEAVWKIEVEDFPAFIVIDDKGNDFFAETSEPVLQISFRS; this comes from the coding sequence GTGACCACCACCACCTTCCAGTACACCGACGTGCTGCCGCTGGGTCCGGACCACGAGACCGAATACCGGCTCGTGACGGCCGAGGGCGTCCGGGTAGTCGAGGCCGCCGGTCGGAAGTTCCTGGAAGTCGACCCCGGCGCGCTGACGAAGCTCGCCCGGACCGCGATCACCGACATCCAGCACCTGCTGCGCTCGTCGCACCTGGCGCAGCTGCGGGCGATCGTCGACGACCCCGAAGCCAGCGGCAACGACCGCTTCGTCGCGATGGACCTGCTGCGCAACGCGGCCATCTCGGCCGGCGGGGTGCTGCCGATGTGCCAGGACACCGGCACGGCGATCGTCATCGGCAAGCGCAGCCAGGGGGTGCTCACCGGCGGCAACGACGAGCAGGCCCTGGCGCGCGGCATCTTCGACGCCTACCAGGAGCTGAACCTGCGCTACTCGCAGATGGCGCCGGTCTCCTTCTGGGAGGAGAAGAACACCGGGACGAACCTGCCCGCGCAGATCGAGCTGTACCACAAGGACGGCGCGGGCGACCCGAGCTACGAGTTCCTGTTCATGGCCAAAGGCGGCGGCTCGGCCAACAAGACCTTCCTCTACCAGGAGACCAAGGCCGTCCTGAACCCCAAGCGGCTGGCGAAGTTCCTGGACGAGAAGCTGCGCAGCCTCGGGACCGCGGCCTGCCCGCCGTACCACCTGGCGATCGTGGTCGGCGGCATGTCGGCCGAGTACAACCTCAAGGTCGCCAAGCTCGCCTCGGCCCGCTATCTGGACAACCTGCCGCGCGAGGGCTCGCCACTGGGCCACGGCTTCCGGGACACCGACCTGGAGCAGCAGGTGCTGGAAATGACCCGGCAGTTCGGCATCGGCGCCCAGTTCGGCGGCAAGTACTTCTGCCACGACGTGCGGGTCATCCGGCTGCCCCGGCACGGCGCATCCTGCCCGGTCGGCATCGCGGTGTCCTGCTCCGCCGACCGGCAGGCCAAGGCGAAGATCACCGCGGACGGCGTGTTCATCGAGCAGCTCGAACGCGACCCGGCGCGTTTCCTGCCGGACGTCACCACCGAGGACCTGTCCGACGAGGTGGTGCAGGTCGACCTGAACCGCCCGATGGACGAGATCCGCGCGCAGCTGTCGTCGCTGCCGGTCAAGACCCGGCTGTCGCTGACCGGTCCGCTCGTGGTGGCGCGGGACATCGCGCACGCGAAGATCGCGGAGCGTCTGGAGGCAGGCGAGGAGATGCCGCAGTACCTGCGCGACCACCCGGTCTACTACGCCGGCCCGGCGAAGACTCCGGACGGGTACGCGTCCGGCTCGTTCGGCCCGACCACCGCGGGCCGCATGGATTCCTACGTGGAGCAGTTCCAGGCGGCCGGCGGGTCGATGGTCATGCTCGCCAAGGGCAACCGGTCCAAGCAGGTCACCGCCTCCTGCCAGCGGCACGGCGGGTTCTACCTGGGTTCGATCGGCGGCCCGGCGGCGCGGCTGGCGCAGGACTGCATCAAGAAGGTCGAGGTGCTGGAGTACCCGGAGCTGGGCATGGAAGCCGTGTGGAAGATCGAGGTCGAGGACTTCCCGGCGTTCATCGTCATCGACGACAAGGGCAACGACTTCTTCGCCGAGACGTCGGAGCCCGTGCTGCAGATCAGCTTCCGCTCCTAG